In Haloterrigena turkmenica DSM 5511, a single genomic region encodes these proteins:
- a CDS encoding NYN domain-containing protein codes for MFDRVRARLATLAGPPAETEPTVGLLVDGPNVFRDEFDVDLNDLRDAARDLGRVGVIRLYLDEHATPGLIQAAEARGFEVIVTSGDVDVKLAVDATALCSDGTIDRLAIGSRDTDFKPVLEYAGTVGVETVAIAPGTYGRSDALRNAADEAITLGD; via the coding sequence ATGTTCGACCGCGTTCGCGCCCGTCTCGCCACCCTCGCAGGCCCGCCAGCCGAGACTGAGCCGACGGTGGGATTGCTGGTCGACGGGCCGAACGTCTTCCGCGACGAGTTCGACGTCGATCTGAACGACCTGCGGGACGCCGCGCGAGACCTCGGTCGCGTCGGCGTCATCCGGCTCTATCTCGACGAACACGCGACGCCGGGGCTCATCCAGGCCGCCGAGGCCCGCGGGTTCGAGGTGATCGTCACCAGCGGCGACGTCGACGTCAAACTCGCCGTCGACGCGACCGCACTCTGTAGCGACGGCACGATCGACCGGCTGGCGATCGGCTCCCGCGACACCGACTTCAAGCCCGTCCTCGAGTACGCGGGCACCGTCGGGGTCGAGACGGTCGCCATCGCGCCCGGGACGTACGGCCGCTCGGACGCCCTGCGGAACGCGGCAGACGAGGCGATCACGCTCGGCGACTGA
- the gcvH gene encoding glycine cleavage system protein GcvH translates to MSFDVPDDRRYLESHEWALEIDGTVRVGISDFAQDELGDVVFVELPDEGDTLTQEEEFGVVESIKAVSDLYAPVSGEVTAVNDDLFDAPELVNDDPFGDGWMLEIEADDASELDDLLTADEYEDQIA, encoded by the coding sequence ATGAGCTTCGACGTTCCCGACGACAGACGCTATCTGGAATCGCACGAGTGGGCACTCGAGATTGACGGCACCGTCCGAGTCGGCATCTCCGACTTCGCACAGGACGAACTCGGTGACGTCGTCTTCGTCGAACTTCCCGATGAGGGCGACACCCTCACTCAGGAAGAGGAGTTCGGCGTGGTCGAGTCCATCAAGGCCGTCTCCGATCTCTACGCGCCGGTCAGCGGCGAGGTCACGGCCGTCAACGACGACCTCTTCGACGCGCCGGAACTGGTCAACGACGACCCCTTCGGCGACGGCTGGATGCTCGAGATCGAGGCCGACGACGCGAGCGAACTCGACGACCTGCTCACCGCCGACGAGTACGAGGACCAGATCGCCTGA
- a CDS encoding S8 family serine peptidase, with amino-acid sequence MPQSGPPDEDADDGYDRRTVLTGAGTLAAGGLIGSSGVASATPEREPGPKKDELVVGISASAPDVAREARAAVPGDADVVHANETIRYATISFPSETPAHARERFIEAIERAEHVEYVERNATVQSFGEPDDTYYGYQSAPQQVNCEAAWGTTTGSEDVCIATIDQGVQYDHPDLESAVDDRVGEDVAGRGSDPYPSDNGEQHGTHVAGIAIAETDNGRGTAGISDCSLLAVRALDANGQGSLSDIADGIQWAADAGADVINLSLGASDDYRTLTAACEYAEEQGALVVGAAGNAGDDGVAYPAAYEDVIGVSALEGESLADFSNTGPEIDLAAPGAGLVSTVPWGDYGRMTGTSMATPVVAGVAGLALSAHPDLSPLELREHLTTTATDLGLEASAQGAGRVDAAAAVETDPYPDQNADESEDTDESGECGDETVVASADGSLSGGWWGESDRYMYRPRTSDPCSATLSLEGPSGGDFDLYLNVDGESPTRWDHDESSAGDGASEAIELALSGDEDLRIQVHANTGNGSYTLRIEERGR; translated from the coding sequence ATGCCACAGAGTGGTCCCCCGGACGAAGACGCGGACGACGGCTACGACAGACGAACGGTCCTGACCGGCGCCGGTACGCTCGCCGCGGGCGGGTTGATCGGCTCGAGCGGGGTGGCCAGCGCGACCCCGGAGCGCGAACCCGGGCCGAAGAAAGACGAACTCGTCGTCGGCATCTCGGCGTCGGCGCCGGACGTCGCCCGCGAGGCGCGCGCGGCCGTCCCCGGCGACGCGGACGTCGTCCACGCCAACGAGACGATCAGGTACGCGACGATCAGTTTCCCCTCCGAAACGCCGGCCCACGCCCGCGAGCGGTTCATCGAGGCGATCGAGCGGGCCGAACACGTCGAGTACGTCGAACGGAACGCGACCGTCCAGTCGTTCGGCGAACCCGACGACACCTACTACGGCTACCAGAGCGCCCCACAGCAGGTCAACTGCGAGGCCGCCTGGGGGACCACGACCGGAAGCGAGGACGTCTGCATCGCCACTATCGATCAGGGCGTCCAGTACGACCACCCCGACCTCGAGTCGGCCGTCGACGACCGGGTGGGCGAGGACGTCGCCGGGCGCGGGAGCGATCCGTACCCGTCGGACAACGGCGAACAGCACGGGACCCACGTCGCCGGCATCGCCATCGCCGAGACGGACAACGGCCGCGGCACGGCGGGGATCAGCGACTGTTCGCTGCTGGCCGTCCGCGCCCTCGACGCGAACGGGCAGGGCTCGCTCTCGGACATCGCCGACGGGATCCAGTGGGCCGCCGACGCCGGCGCCGACGTGATCAACCTCTCGCTGGGCGCCTCCGACGACTACCGGACGCTGACCGCGGCCTGCGAGTACGCCGAAGAGCAGGGAGCCCTGGTCGTCGGGGCCGCGGGCAACGCGGGCGACGACGGCGTCGCCTATCCCGCCGCCTACGAGGACGTCATCGGCGTCTCGGCCCTCGAGGGCGAGTCGCTGGCCGACTTTTCTAATACGGGGCCGGAGATCGATCTCGCCGCGCCGGGAGCCGGTCTCGTCTCGACGGTCCCGTGGGGCGACTACGGTCGGATGACCGGAACGTCGATGGCGACCCCCGTCGTCGCCGGCGTCGCGGGGCTCGCGCTGTCGGCCCATCCCGACCTCTCGCCGCTGGAACTCCGCGAGCACCTCACGACGACGGCGACCGACCTCGGCCTCGAGGCGAGCGCACAGGGCGCGGGCCGAGTCGACGCGGCCGCGGCTGTCGAGACGGATCCGTACCCGGACCAGAACGCCGACGAGAGCGAGGATACGGACGAATCCGGCGAATGCGGCGACGAAACCGTCGTCGCGAGCGCCGACGGCTCCCTCTCCGGCGGCTGGTGGGGCGAGAGCGATCGGTACATGTATCGACCTCGCACGAGCGATCCGTGTTCGGCGACGCTCTCGCTCGAGGGTCCTTCGGGAGGCGACTTCGACCTCTATCTCAACGTCGACGGCGAGTCGCCGACGCGATGGGACCACGACGAGTCCTCCGCGGGCGACGGCGCCAGTGAGGCGATCGAACTTGCGCTCTCGGGCGACGAGGACCTGCGCATTCAGGTCCACGCGAACACCGGTAACGGGTCGTACACGCTGCGGATCGAGGAACGCGGTCGGTAG
- the sucD gene encoding succinate--CoA ligase subunit alpha has translation MSVLVDDDTRVVVQGITGGEGKFHAKQMMEYGTNVVAGAVPGKGGQEVEGVPVYDTVHEAVEEENADTSVIFVPPAFAGDAVFESLDADLDLAVAITEGIPTQDMARVNKRLTETDTRLIGPNCPGLITPGEAKLGILPGNIFAEGNVGLVSRSGTLTYQVVDSLTNRGIGQTTAIGIGGDPIIGTDFVDALELFEDDPDTDAIVMCGEIGGEDEEEAAAFIDDYVDTPVAGFIAGRTAPPGKRMGHAGAIVSGSGTGTAESKISALNDAGVPVGDTPEEVADHIEEFLA, from the coding sequence ATGAGCGTTCTAGTCGACGACGACACGCGCGTCGTGGTACAGGGCATCACCGGCGGGGAAGGCAAGTTCCACGCCAAGCAGATGATGGAGTACGGCACCAACGTCGTTGCCGGCGCGGTCCCCGGCAAAGGCGGTCAAGAGGTCGAGGGCGTTCCCGTCTACGACACGGTCCACGAGGCCGTCGAGGAGGAGAACGCCGACACCTCGGTCATCTTCGTCCCGCCGGCGTTCGCCGGCGACGCCGTCTTCGAGTCGCTCGACGCCGATCTCGACCTCGCGGTCGCGATCACGGAGGGCATTCCGACCCAGGACATGGCTCGAGTCAACAAGCGCCTCACCGAGACCGACACCCGACTCATCGGTCCGAACTGTCCAGGTCTCATCACCCCCGGCGAGGCCAAACTCGGCATTCTCCCCGGTAACATCTTCGCCGAGGGGAACGTCGGACTCGTCTCCCGCTCGGGGACGCTGACCTACCAGGTCGTCGACAGCCTGACCAATCGCGGCATCGGGCAGACGACGGCCATCGGTATCGGCGGCGACCCGATTATCGGCACCGACTTCGTCGACGCCCTCGAGCTGTTCGAGGACGACCCCGACACCGACGCCATCGTCATGTGCGGCGAAATCGGCGGCGAGGACGAGGAGGAGGCCGCCGCGTTCATCGACGACTACGTCGACACGCCGGTCGCCGGCTTCATCGCCGGCCGCACCGCCCCGCCGGGCAAGCGGATGGGCCACGCCGGCGCCATCGTCTCCGGCTCCGGGACCGGGACCGCCGAGAGCAAGATCAGCGCCCTCAACGACGCGGGCGTCCCCGTCGGCGACACGCCCGAGGAAGTCGCCGACCACATCGAAGAGTTCCTCGCGTAA
- a CDS encoding J domain-containing protein has product MAVADDRQAGCEGCGRTVPLEDLTTVTMPDGERVACCPRCEPHAREAARKCSSLDQRRAACDGCTGTYLETELEDIVLEDGTVLACCPSCAREAPEGDADTASAEHGEHAAADRDDEAEGSGEETLCMQCNEWVTAELFRVTTIDDRTEKFCPTCKERAEEDGIVKDVDIRKTNAREVLGVEADATDDEIKAAFHRQVKRAHPDRESGSKSAFKLVREAYERLTEDD; this is encoded by the coding sequence ATGGCTGTGGCCGACGACCGTCAGGCAGGCTGTGAGGGGTGTGGCCGAACGGTGCCGCTCGAGGACCTGACGACGGTGACGATGCCCGACGGCGAGCGGGTCGCGTGCTGTCCCCGCTGTGAGCCACACGCACGCGAGGCCGCGCGGAAGTGCTCGTCGCTCGACCAGCGGCGGGCCGCCTGCGACGGCTGTACCGGAACCTACCTCGAGACCGAACTCGAGGACATCGTCCTCGAGGACGGAACCGTGCTCGCGTGCTGTCCGTCCTGTGCGAGGGAGGCACCGGAGGGCGACGCCGACACGGCGAGCGCGGAACACGGGGAGCACGCGGCCGCCGACCGCGACGACGAGGCCGAGGGGAGCGGCGAGGAAACCCTCTGTATGCAGTGCAACGAGTGGGTTACCGCCGAACTGTTCCGCGTGACGACCATCGACGACCGGACCGAGAAGTTCTGTCCGACCTGCAAGGAGCGTGCCGAGGAAGACGGCATCGTCAAGGACGTCGACATCCGGAAGACGAACGCCCGGGAGGTGCTCGGCGTCGAGGCCGATGCGACCGACGACGAGATCAAGGCGGCCTTCCACCGACAGGTCAAACGCGCCCATCCCGACCGGGAAAGCGGCAGCAAGTCGGCGTTCAAACTGGTCCGGGAGGCCTACGAGCGACTGACCGAAGACGACTGA
- a CDS encoding glutathione S-transferase N-terminal domain-containing protein: MLELYRAEGCPYCAKGREKLTGLGVSYVVHNPRLPGDEGGDVLNERTYRELTELGGEDQIPYLVETEREEALYESDDIVEYLEEHYA; the protein is encoded by the coding sequence ATGCTCGAATTGTACCGAGCGGAGGGCTGTCCCTATTGTGCGAAAGGTCGAGAGAAGCTGACCGGGCTCGGCGTCTCGTACGTCGTACACAATCCCCGGTTGCCGGGCGACGAGGGCGGCGACGTGCTCAACGAACGGACCTATCGAGAGCTGACCGAGTTAGGCGGTGAAGATCAGATCCCGTACCTCGTCGAGACGGAGCGGGAGGAGGCGCTCTACGAGAGCGACGATATCGTCGAGTATCTGGAAGAACACTACGCCTGA
- a CDS encoding DUF3054 domain-containing protein yields the protein MDTAVRTDGRTEAVDRTTLALGVGDVGLIAGLLVYGQLSHEANPLAQPLSTLETVAPFVVGWIVVAALAGFYTRSASAAPSRAARLTAVVWLGAANVGLLLRQGLFGDSAVWPFPLVITGFGFLLLVGWRVGYATVAGRKGTA from the coding sequence ATGGACACCGCAGTTCGAACGGACGGCCGGACCGAGGCGGTCGACCGAACGACGCTCGCCCTCGGCGTCGGCGACGTCGGCCTGATCGCCGGGTTGCTGGTCTACGGCCAGCTCAGCCACGAGGCGAATCCGCTCGCACAGCCCCTCTCGACGCTCGAGACGGTCGCCCCGTTCGTGGTTGGGTGGATCGTCGTCGCGGCGTTGGCCGGATTCTACACGCGGTCGGCCAGCGCGGCGCCGTCCCGAGCGGCGCGGCTGACGGCGGTGGTGTGGCTCGGCGCGGCGAACGTCGGGTTGCTCCTCCGGCAGGGACTGTTCGGCGACTCGGCGGTCTGGCCGTTCCCGCTCGTGATCACGGGGTTCGGGTTCCTCCTGCTGGTCGGCTGGCGCGTCGGATACGCGACCGTCGCAGGCCGGAAGGGGACCGCATAG
- a CDS encoding helix-turn-helix domain-containing protein has product MGGRGPKRELAEKIAGEITLSDDPGATLRKWRTDFDISQTDLATELDVSSSVISDYESGRRESPGIGVVRRLVDGLLSIDERRGGDRIRQYGRVLSAGFDSDVVHDLREYATSIPLEKLYDDIDATQITAGSTDRISGHTVIDSIQAITRLSSEEFFRLYGQSTNRVLVFTGVSRGESPLVALRVVNPTPNAVVLHGIEEEDLWDHAADLARIDGYSLAVTNTDLDGMLEYLVGLE; this is encoded by the coding sequence ATGGGCGGACGTGGGCCAAAACGGGAACTCGCGGAGAAGATCGCCGGGGAAATCACGCTGAGCGACGATCCCGGCGCGACCTTGCGGAAGTGGCGTACCGATTTCGACATCTCGCAGACGGATCTCGCCACCGAGCTGGACGTCTCGTCGTCGGTCATCTCCGACTACGAGAGCGGGCGCCGGGAGAGCCCCGGCATCGGCGTCGTCCGCCGGCTCGTCGACGGACTGCTCTCGATCGACGAACGGCGAGGCGGCGACCGCATCCGGCAGTACGGCCGGGTCCTCTCGGCCGGCTTCGACAGCGACGTCGTCCACGACCTGCGGGAGTACGCCACCTCGATTCCGCTCGAGAAACTGTACGACGATATCGACGCGACCCAGATCACTGCCGGAAGCACCGATCGCATCAGCGGCCACACGGTCATCGACAGCATCCAGGCGATCACGCGCCTCTCGAGCGAGGAGTTCTTCCGGCTCTACGGGCAGAGCACGAACCGCGTGCTGGTGTTTACGGGCGTTTCCCGCGGCGAGTCGCCGCTGGTCGCCCTGCGGGTCGTCAATCCGACGCCCAACGCGGTCGTCCTCCACGGGATCGAGGAGGAAGACCTCTGGGATCACGCCGCCGATCTGGCCCGCATCGACGGCTACTCGCTGGCCGTGACGAACACCGATCTCGACGGGATGCTCGAGTATCTCGTCGGCCTCGAGTGA
- the gcvT gene encoding glycine cleavage system aminomethyltransferase GcvT — translation MPLQTPPLRGLHDERGAKFTEFGGWDMPVEFDSIQSEHAAVREAAGIFDVSHMGQIHATGPDATELMQRLTTNDVTRLAVGDSQYAAITDEDGTIIDDTVVYRLPNETDDGARADEDGEPTYLFVPNAGTDESTHERWITHRNEWDLEATVDNRTDEYAMFAVQGPEAADLVDDATAESITALDRFEAQYATVDGVDCWVARTGYTGEDGFELIVPWSEAEHVWSLFDCQPCGLGARDTLRIEAGLLLAGQDFDHDSDPRTPYEAGIGFTVALETEFVGRDALAELEREGIEEKLVGFQLIDRGVPRHGYDITNTDSRVIGTVTSGTMSPSLEQPIGLGYVPVEYAEPGTTLQVVVRGQSKKARVETTPFIDTV, via the coding sequence ATGCCGCTTCAGACGCCGCCGTTGCGTGGGCTCCACGACGAGCGTGGCGCGAAGTTCACGGAGTTCGGCGGCTGGGACATGCCGGTCGAGTTCGATTCGATCCAGTCGGAACACGCGGCCGTCCGCGAGGCCGCCGGGATCTTCGACGTCTCTCACATGGGACAGATCCACGCTACCGGGCCGGACGCGACCGAACTGATGCAACGGCTCACGACCAACGACGTGACCCGCCTCGCCGTCGGCGACTCCCAGTACGCCGCGATCACCGACGAGGACGGGACCATCATCGATGACACCGTCGTCTACCGACTGCCAAACGAGACCGACGACGGGGCTCGAGCGGACGAGGACGGCGAGCCGACCTACCTCTTCGTCCCCAACGCCGGCACCGACGAGTCGACCCACGAGCGCTGGATCACCCACCGCAACGAGTGGGACCTCGAGGCGACCGTCGACAACCGGACCGACGAGTACGCCATGTTCGCCGTGCAGGGCCCCGAGGCCGCCGACCTGGTCGACGACGCGACCGCGGAGTCGATCACCGCGCTGGACCGGTTCGAGGCCCAGTACGCGACGGTCGACGGCGTCGACTGCTGGGTCGCCCGCACGGGGTACACCGGCGAAGACGGCTTCGAACTGATCGTCCCGTGGTCGGAGGCCGAGCACGTCTGGTCGCTGTTCGACTGCCAGCCCTGCGGGCTGGGCGCCCGGGACACGCTCCGGATCGAGGCCGGCCTCCTGCTGGCCGGCCAGGACTTCGATCACGACTCCGACCCGCGGACGCCCTACGAGGCCGGCATCGGCTTCACGGTCGCCCTCGAGACCGAGTTCGTCGGTCGGGACGCCCTCGCCGAACTCGAGCGCGAGGGAATCGAGGAGAAGCTGGTCGGCTTCCAGTTGATCGATCGGGGCGTCCCACGACACGGCTACGACATCACGAACACCGACAGCCGCGTGATCGGCACCGTCACCAGCGGCACGATGAGTCCCTCGCTCGAGCAACCCATCGGACTGGGCTACGTGCCCGTCGAGTACGCCGAACCGGGGACGACCCTACAGGTCGTCGTCCGCGGCCAGTCCAAAAAGGCAAGAGTTGAAACGACACCGTTCATCGATACCGTATAA